The Ramlibacter algicola genome segment GCGAGCGTGACCACGAGCACCACGCTGATCGCGCTGGCGTAGCCGGTGTCCCAGAACTTGAACCCGACTTCGTACAGGTGGTACAGCAGCAGCGTCGACGCGTTGTCCGGGCCGCCGCGCGTGAGGATGAAGACGTGGTCGACCATGCGAAAGCCGTTGATGATGGCGTTGACCAGCACGAACAGCGTGGTGGGCATGAGCAGCGGCCACTGGATGCGGCGGAAGAAGGTCCAGCGCGATGCGCCCTCGATGGCCGCGGCTTCACGCAGGCTGGGGTTCAGCGTCTGCAGCGCGGCCAGGTAGAAGATCATGAAGAAGCCGGCTTCCTTCCACACCGCGACGACCGTGATGCACGCGAGGGCGGTGGATGGGTTGCCCAGCCAGTTGTGCGACGGCAGCCCGAGCGCGCCGGTCACCTGCTCCAGCAGGCCGTACTGCGGCGTGTAGAAGAACAGCCAGATGTTGGCCACCGCGATCATCGGCAGCACGGTCGGCGTGAAGTACGCCATGCGCACCGCGGCGCGGCCGGGGATGCGCTCGTTGACCCACAGTGCCATCAGCAGCGCCAGGCCGATCGACAGCGGGATGGTGGCGCCGGCGAACCACAGGTTGTTGGTCACGGCCTTCCAGAACACCGGGTCCTCGGCCATGACCTGGTAGTTCTCCAGCCCGACCCACACGCCCGGGCGGCTGCCGCGGGGCGTGGAGAAGAAGCTGTCGATGAAGGTGGCGACCGCCGGCCAGTGCGTGAACGCCGCCAGCAGCACCAGCGCCGGCAGCAGCAACAGCCAGGCGTGCAAGGCGGCCAGGCCGTCGCCGGCCGGCCGCGCCGCGCGGCGAATGCTACGTGGATCCCCGCCTGCGCGGGGATGACGGGCCTCGCGGTCGCTCGGTCGAATGCCAAATGGATCCCCGCCTGCGCGGGGATGACCGGCCTCGCGGCCGCTCGGTCGAATGCCAAATGGATCCCCGCCTGCGCGGGGATGACCGGCCTCGCGGCCGCTCGGTCCGGTCACTTGTACGAGCGCAGCAGGCGGTCCGCCTCGCGCTGGGCGTCCTGCATCGCCTGCGCCGGCGGCTTGGCGCCGGTCAGCGCGGCCTGCAGGCCGTCGTTCAGCGCCTTGGTGACGCGCTGGTTGTCGTGCGTCGAGAGCTCGGCCACGGAGTGCGGCAGCTGGTCACGTGCGACCAGGGCCGGCGGGAACTCGCTGCCGTACTTCTTCAGCGGCGGCGTCTCGTACGCGGCGGGCGACACGGCGACGTAGCCGGTGTCGATGCTCCACTGCGCGGCGCGCTCGGGCGCGGTGACCCACTTGATGAACTTGAACGCGGCTTCCTGCTGCGCGGGCGACGCCTTCTTGAAGATGTAGAAGTTGCCGCCGCCGGTGGGCGAGCCCTTGCGCTTGTTGGCCGGGATCATGCCGACGCCGAAGTCGAACTTGGCGTTGGAACGGATGTTGGTGAGGTTGCCAGTCGTCGTGTAGATGATCGCGGCCTTCTTCTCGAAGAAGTCCTTGGGGGTGGTGCCCCACTCGACGACGCCGGGCGGGTGCACGCCGGCCTTGCCGAGGTCGACCCAGTATTGCAGCGCCTCGACGACCTTCGGGTCGTCGAACTTCACCTGCGTGCCGGCCTCGTTGGCCAGGATCGCGTCGTTGGTCGTCGTGAGCGTCTGGAACAGCCAGTACGGGAAGCCGCTGGACGGGATCTGCACGCCGTACTGCGTGACCTTGCCGCTGCTGTCCTTCTTCGTGAGCTTGGTCGCCATGGACTTCAGCTCGGCCCAGGTCTGGGGCGCCTTGTTCGGGTCGAGTCCGGCTTCCTTGAACGCTTCCTTGTTCCAGTACATGACCACGGTGGACCGCTGGAAGGGCACGCCCCAGGTCTTGCCGCCGGCCTGGCTGTTCAGCATGAAGGCCTTGTAGAAGCTGCCCATCCAGGCCTTGTCCTCGGCGGTCTTCACGAAGCCGTCGACCGGCACGATGGCGTCCTCGTCGATCAGCGTGAACATGTCGGTGGACAGCAGCACCGAGAACACCGGCGGCGTGCCGGCCTTGTGCGCGGTGAGGGCCTTGACGATGGTTTCCTGGTAGGTGCCGGCGTAGATCGGCGTCACCTTGATGCCAGGGTTGGCCTTCATGAAGTCGTTGGCGAAGCCGTCGATGATCTTGGCGATCGGCCCGCCGACGGCCACCGGGTAGAAGAACGGGATCTCGACTTGCTGCTGCGCGCGCGCCGCGCCGCCGATGCCCAGGGCGGCCGCGGCCGCGAGCGCGGCGACGCCGCGGTTGAAGGTCTTGCGTTGCATGCTGGTCTCCTCGTTGTCAGTGCAGGCGCTGCCCGCGGTCGTCGAAATGGTGGGCGCGGGCCGGCGGCCAGCCCAGGTGCACGGTGCCGCCGGCAGCCAGCGTGGCCTGGCCTTCGGTGCGGAGGGTGAGCGTCTCGCTGCCGATGGCGCAGTGCGCGACCAGGTCGGCGCCCAGGTATTCCACGGCGCGCACGGTGGCGGGCACCGGCCCGCCGATCATGATGTCTTCGGGCCGCACGCCCAGCCAGTGCGCGGCACGGCCGGCACCGACGTCGCTGCCCGCGATGCGGTCGCCGTCCAGGCGCAGCAGGTTCATCGCGGGCGTGCCGACGAAGCTGGCGGCGAACGTCGTTTCCGGCTGGGCATACAGCTCGCGCGGCGTGGCGGCCTGTTCGATGCGGCCCTTGTTCAGCAGCACGACCTGGTCGGCCATGCTCATCGCTTCGGCCTGGTCGTGCGTGACGTACACGACCGTGAGCCCCAGCCGCTGCTGCAGCTGGCGCAGTTCGGTGCGCATCTCCTGCCGCAGCCGCGCGTCCAGGTTGGACAGCGGCTCGTCCATCAGGCACACCTTGGCCTGCGCCACCAGCGCGCGGCCCAGGGCGACGCGCTGCTGCTGTCCGCCGGAGAGCTGCGACGGCTTGCGATCGAGCAGCGCGGACAGGCCCAGCAGTTGCGCCGCCTCGTCGAGCCGCCGCGCGGCTTCGTCCTTCGGCACCTTGCGCACCTGCAGGCCGAATGCGATGTTCTGCGCGACCGACAGGTGCGGGAACAGGGCGTAGTTCTGGAACACCATCGCGATGCCGCGCCGCGCCGGTGGAAGCGCGGTGACGTCCTGGCCGTCGATGAGGACGCGGCCGCTAGTGGCCGTCTCCAGCCCCGCGACGATGCGCAGGGTGGTGGACTTGCCGCAGCCCGAGGGGCCGAGCAGCACGCAGAAGGTGCCGGAAGGAATGTCGAGCGTGATGTCGTGCAAGGCCGTGGTGTCGCCCCACTGCTTGCCGACACCCTCGAGCCGGATCGATGCCATCGGCTGAGTATCACGGAGTCCCGTGACAGTTCCGATGGGGAGGACCCGGATCTCGCGGGCCTGAGCGCTCAGCCGAGCGCCTTTTTCATCGCCGCGACGCCAGCGTCCATCATCCCGTCGATGGCGGGCGCCAGCGGGTCGGGCAGCAGGTCGACGGTCCACACCAGCGTGCTGCCGCCGGCGGCGCCGTCGTGGACCTCGACGACCGCGTTGTAGTGCGTCGCGCGACCGCCTTCGACCGTGTAGACGAGCCGGTGCGTGGATGCGTCGCGCGTCACGCGCCGCTCGCGTGCCTGCATTCCGTTCGCAAACGTGATTGCGCGGACAGAGCCGCCGTCCTGCAGCTCGCAGGCGGTGACGAAGCCGGGCACCAGCCGCTGGTGCAGGGCGCCGAAGTCGGCGAGAGCGTCCCAGGCTGCGGCCGGCGCGGCGGTGACGTCGAAGCGTTTGCGAAGCGTGGCCATCAAGCTCTCCTGGTGGTGGTGGCCGGCGTTTGCGCCTGTTCGGCCTCGGCCTGAAGCCACTGCATGAACGCGAGCGCGTCCGGGTTGCGCGCCGCCTGCGGCGCGAGGGTGAGGAAGTAGCCGCGCTGCGACGCGGCTGGGGTGCGGAACGGCGCCACCAGCTTGCGCTGGCGGACGAGGTCCGCCAGCAGCGGCAGCCGGCCGATGACGACGCCCTGGCCCGCGACTGCCGCCGACACCGCTTCGTGCCACTGCGTGAACCGCACGGTGTGCGCCATGTGCATGTCGTCCAGTCCCATCAGCCGCAGCCACGGGTCCCAGTCCATGGTCGGCGTGTCCGCCTTGTCCAGCGTGAGCAGCGTGTGCTTCGCCAGGTCCGCGGGAGCTGCGAGCCGGTTCGGGCCGCGCAGGAGCGCAGGTGCGCACATCGGTTGCACCGCTTCCTCGAACAGGCGCGGCCCGACGCCCTGCTGCAGCGGCACGAAGCGCACGGCCATGTCGACGCCGGCGCGCTCCAGGTCCAGCAGTTGCAGCGTCGCGGAGATGCGCACGTCCACCTGCGGGTGCGCCGCGGTGAAGCGGGGCAGGCGCGGGATCAGCCAGAACGACGCGAAGCCGGGCGTGCAGGTGATGGCCACCTGGCGCGTCGCCGATTGGGCGCGGATGCGTGCCGCGGCGTCACGCAACCGCTCCAACCCGTCGTCGACCGCGCGCTGCAGCACGCGACCCGCTTCGGTGAGCACCAGCGAGCGGTGCTGGCGCTCGAACAGCGCCGCCCCGAGCGACGCTTCCAGCTGCTGGATCTGCCGGCTGATTGCCGATTGCGACAGCGCGAGTTCGGCGCCGGCCCTGGTGAAGCTCAGGTGCCGCGCCGCCGCCTCGAACGTGTGCAGCAGGTCCAGCCGCAGCTGCTGCGAGCGCGGCAGGCGCTCGGGCGGCGGGGCTTTCGCATTCCCTGGATGCATGCGTGGCATGCGGATTCACCATTGGTCAGTGAGGGGTGGCGCTCACTATAGTCATTCGCACATTGCATGTAAAAGGAAACGCGCCATGCACACCCTCGATGCTCCCGGCTGCCACCGCCTTCCCGCGCGGACGCTGGCCGAATTGCCCTCCCGCCGGCCGCTGGAAGTGGCCAGCGCGGGCGGCACCCTGTGGCTCACGCTGGACGGCGACCCCCGCGACCTGGTGCTCGAGCGGGGCGAACGCGTCCTGATCGAAGCCCCCGGCCGGGTGATCGCGCAGGCGTTCGATGCGGCCGTCCTGGAACTGCGTACGGCCGAACGAATCTTCGCCGCCGCGACGCCGAAGCTGGCATTCGCGTCTTGATGTCATCCCCGCGAAGGCGGGGATCCATCGCTTTCGTGCCTTGTCATTCCGGCGAAGCCGGAATCCATGGCCGCAGCGCCACTGGTTCCGGGTCGTGGAACGAGCATGGATTCCGGCCTTCGCCGGAATGACAAAGTGCCATGGATCCGGCGTTCGCCGGAAGGACGAAGACGAAGACGAAGCTTTCGCAACCAATGGCAACGTGCGCGGCCGCCTACAGGCTGTTCTGCAACGCTCATGCATCGTGCGACGCATGCAGAGCAGTTCGGCGGTGGCCGCATGAGCTTCGGGCCGATGTTCACCTTGCGTCCGCGCGCGCGGCAAGCGCGGCCGGACGCGGCGCGCGAGGCGTTTCCGTCCATCGCGGGCTGGTTCGAGCGTCGCTCGCAACTGCAGGCTGAGCCAGGCCCCGGCACGCCGAAGCGACGGGCGGCGGATCGCCGCGATCGCGAGGGCGGACCGAAATGAACGCTCCCGTGGACGCCGGCCTGCTGCTTACCGATGCGCTGGTCGCCGTCGGGCGCTGGCTGCAGTCCACGGGCTACGCCTTCACCACCGTCACGCCCGCCACGCAGGCGCGGGTGAATGCGCGCGCCGACGTCGCGCAGGCCCGCACCCTGCGTGACATCTTCGGCTGGAGCCGGCCGTTCGCGGCGGCGCTGTTGCCCGAGGACGTGCTCGAACCGATGCGTGGTGCGTCGCTGCTGGAGCAGCGGCTCGGCGGTTTGCTGCGCAGCCGCGTCCGGTTCTCGACACTCGACGGCGCCCTCTACGCGCATTCGGCCTGGCCCACCGAGGCCGCCGACTCGGTCTTCTTCGGGCCGGACACCGTGCGCTTCGCGGAGCTGATCCGCAGCGAACTGCAGCGCCGCGCGCTGCCGCGGCACGCCCGCATCGTCGACCTGGGCTGTGGCGCCGGACCCGGCGGGCTGTCGGCCCTGCGCCTGGCGCCAAGGGGCGCGTCGCTGCTCCTCACCGACATCAATCCGCGTGCATTGCGGTTCGCCGCGGCCAATGCCGCGCTGGCGAATGCCGAGGCGGTGAGCTTCGCGAGCGGCGACTTGTACGAACCCGTCGATGGCGACCTGGACCTGGTGGTCGCCAATCCACCGTATCTCAATGATCCCGGCGAGCGCACGTACCGCCACGGCGGTGGCCGCTGGGGTGAGGCGCTGTCGGTACGGATCGTGCGCGATGGACTCGAGCGGCTCGCACCCGGCGGGCGCCTGGTGCTGTACACGGGCGCCGCGATGGTCGAGGGCGAGGACCCGCTGCTGCGGCAATTGCGCGCGGTGCTCGACCGCCAGGCGTGGCCCTGGCAGTACCGCGAACTCGACCCGGACGTCTTCGGCGAGGAACTCGAGGAACCGGCGTACGCCGACGTCGAGCGCATCGCGGCCGTGGCGCTGGTGGTGGAGCGGCCCGCATGAGGATCCTGGGGATCGGCGAGTGCAATGACCTGGCCGCCATGCACGCGGGCTTCGTGCGCCGCGGCCACGAGGTGAAGGTGTTCGTCGAGGACCCGGCGTCGCACGACGTGCACGCGGGACTTGTCGAACGCGTCGACGACTGGCAGCGCGAACTCGACTGGGTGCGAGAAGCCGGCGAGGACGGCCTGGTCTTGTTCGAATCCGCGGTGAAGGGTGAGCTGCAGGACCAATTGCGGCGCGACGGCTTCCAGGTGATCGGCGGCTGCGCGCTCGGGGACCGGCTCGAGGGCGACCGCGCGTTCGGCCAGCAGGTGCTGCGTGACGCGGGCCTGCGCACCGCTGCGTGCCACGCGTTCACCGCGTACGAGGACGCCATGCGCTTCGTGCGCGAGCACCCGGCGCGCTACGTGCTGAAGTTCAACGGCGCGAACAGCGCGCGCACGCGCAACTTCGTGGGCGAGATGGAAGACGGCAGCGACGTGCTGGCGATGCTGGGCCTGCTCGCGGCGCGCCGGCGCGACGAGGGCGTGGTCGACTTCATCCTGATGGAGCACCTGGACGGCGTGGAAGTCGGCGTCGGCGCGTTCTTCAACGGCGAGGCCTTCCTGCAACCGGCGGTGCTGGACTTCGAGCACAAGCGCTTCTTCCCCGGCGAGCTCGGCGAACTGACCGGCGAGATGGGCACCATCGTCAGCTACCAGGGCGCGCGCCGCCTGTTCGACGCGGTGCTGGCGCCGATCGCGCCGCTGCTGCGCGAGGGCGGCTACGTCGGCTACGTCAACGTGAACCTGATCGCCAACGAGCAGGGGCTGTGGCCGCTCGAATTCACCAGCCGCTTCGGCTACCCGGGCTACGCGATCTGCGAGGCACTGCATGCCGAGAGCTGGGAGGCAATCTTCCGCCGCATGCTGCGCCGGGACGGCCGTCGTTTCGCCACGCACGACGGCTTCGCCTGCGGCGTGGTGCTGACCGTGCCGCCGTTCCCGTATGCCTACGGCTACGAGGAACTGGGCAAGGGCATGCCGATCATGCTGCGTCCCAGCGTCACGCCCCGCGATCGCATGCGCCTGCACTTCGCCGAAGTCGCCTACGTCGACGGGCAGCTGGTGACCGCAGGGTCGACCGGCTACGTCGGCGTCGCGACCGGCATCGGGACGACGGTGCAGGAGGCGAACGAGAACGCCTTGCGCGTCGCGCGCGGCGTGGTCGTGCCGAACCTGCGCTACCGCCGCGACATCGGCGAGCGCGTCGCGCGCAGCGACCTCGCGCGGCTGCAGAGCCTGGGCTGGTACGACAGCGCCACCAGCCTGCGCACCCACCCCCATCCTGCAATGGCGTAGGAGCTCGCGCACGCTGCTGCGCGCCCGCTCCCGATACCGTGGAGCCGCCCCGGCGGCGACATTGGTGGCCAGGAAAGAGCAGGACAGGACCATGCACGTCGGACGCCAGGAATGGCAGCAGTTGCAAGCCAGGACGGCGCCCGAAGCGGGCCTCGCCCGGCCGGCGGCCGAGCGTCCGCTGGCCTCCCTCTACCACCGCCTCGCCGACCAGATGCCGGACGAGGCGACGCGCGAGGACGCCGCGCGGTTCCTCGACGCTGAACTCGCCGCGCTCGACCCCGAGCGAGCCGACCTGCCGGCCACGCCCGATGACCTGCTCGAGTGGATGCAGTCCAGCGCGCGGTCGGTGCATGCGCGCTATGCCGCCTATCTCGAGGGGCGCCGTGCCGGCGCACCGCGCCGCTATTTCGCGAATCGCGCGCACGCGCTGTACGTGCTGCGCGCGATCGCGCCGACCAAGCTGGTCGACGGTGCCTGGCTGTATGGCCTCGTCGAGCATTGGCGCAATCCGCGGCTGGCCGACCTGGTACGCACCTACGTCGAGGAGCTGGGCGAAGGCGCCGCGGACAAGAACCACGTCGTGCTGTATCGCCGCCTGTTGGCACGCCATGCGCTCGACCCGCTCGACGGCCTGGACGACGCGCTCTACCACCAGGGGCTCGTGCAGGTTGCGCTGGGCTGGAACGCCGCGCGCTTCCTGCCCGAAATCGTCGGCTTCAACCTCGGCTACGAGCAGTTGCCGCTGCACCTGCTGGTCACGGCGTACGAGCTGAACGAGCTCGGCCTCGATCCCTACTACTTCACGCTGCACGTGACGGTCGACAACCCGGACTCGGGCCATGCGCGCCGTGCGTGCCAGGCGGCGCTGGACCTGCTTCCGCGCATCGACGATGCGGGCGCGTTCTGGCGGCGCATGCGCCGGGGCACCCAGCTCGCGTGCGCGGGCCTGGGCACGACGCAGGTGATCGAAGGCTTCGACATCGGCCAGGAGGTCGTGCGCATCCTGTCGCACAAGGCCGGCTCGGGCAGCGGCGCGCATTCGGACTACTGCAAGGTCGCGGGCCGTCCCGTCAACCAGTGGCTCGCCGATCCCGCGCAGGTCCCCGCGTTCCTGCAGGCGCTGGAGGATGGTGGCTGGATCGTGCGCAACGCGCCGCCGGAGCAGAGCCGCTTCTGGCGCCTGCTGCAAGGCGATCGCGCTGAGATGTTCGGCGTGTTCTCGGCGTACGAGCTGCAGGTGATCCACGACTGGATCCGCGGCGAGGCGAGTGCCGACGGCGCGGCGTACGACGAAGCGCCGCCCGCGCGGCGCCGTCCCACGTTCCGCGCGCAGGTGCGCAACGGCCTGGCGGGCAGCGTGGCGGGTGCGGAGGACGACGAGCTCGATCCGGACCTGCAGGTGCTCGAAGCGCGGCTGCGCGGCGCCACCGGCGACGATCGCGATGCGCTGCTGGTCGA includes the following:
- a CDS encoding methyltransferase, which codes for MNAPVDAGLLLTDALVAVGRWLQSTGYAFTTVTPATQARVNARADVAQARTLRDIFGWSRPFAAALLPEDVLEPMRGASLLEQRLGGLLRSRVRFSTLDGALYAHSAWPTEAADSVFFGPDTVRFAELIRSELQRRALPRHARIVDLGCGAGPGGLSALRLAPRGASLLLTDINPRALRFAAANAALANAEAVSFASGDLYEPVDGDLDLVVANPPYLNDPGERTYRHGGGRWGEALSVRIVRDGLERLAPGGRLVLYTGAAMVEGEDPLLRQLRAVLDRQAWPWQYRELDPDVFGEELEEPAYADVERIAAVALVVERPA
- a CDS encoding LysR substrate-binding domain-containing protein, producing the protein MHPGNAKAPPPERLPRSQQLRLDLLHTFEAAARHLSFTRAGAELALSQSAISRQIQQLEASLGAALFERQHRSLVLTEAGRVLQRAVDDGLERLRDAAARIRAQSATRQVAITCTPGFASFWLIPRLPRFTAAHPQVDVRISATLQLLDLERAGVDMAVRFVPLQQGVGPRLFEEAVQPMCAPALLRGPNRLAAPADLAKHTLLTLDKADTPTMDWDPWLRLMGLDDMHMAHTVRFTQWHEAVSAAVAGQGVVIGRLPLLADLVRQRKLVAPFRTPAASQRGYFLTLAPQAARNPDALAFMQWLQAEAEQAQTPATTTRRA
- a CDS encoding iron-containing redox enzyme family protein: MHVGRQEWQQLQARTAPEAGLARPAAERPLASLYHRLADQMPDEATREDAARFLDAELAALDPERADLPATPDDLLEWMQSSARSVHARYAAYLEGRRAGAPRRYFANRAHALYVLRAIAPTKLVDGAWLYGLVEHWRNPRLADLVRTYVEELGEGAADKNHVVLYRRLLARHALDPLDGLDDALYHQGLVQVALGWNAARFLPEIVGFNLGYEQLPLHLLVTAYELNELGLDPYYFTLHVTVDNPDSGHARRACQAALDLLPRIDDAGAFWRRMRRGTQLACAGLGTTQVIEGFDIGQEVVRILSHKAGSGSGAHSDYCKVAGRPVNQWLADPAQVPAFLQALEDGGWIVRNAPPEQSRFWRLLQGDRAEMFGVFSAYELQVIHDWIRGEASADGAAYDEAPPARRRPTFRAQVRNGLAGSVAGAEDDELDPDLQVLEARLRGATGDDRDALLVEAMSPCTHWTPAGLAATRQFWREWSRN
- a CDS encoding ABC transporter substrate-binding protein, with product MQRKTFNRGVAALAAAAALGIGGAARAQQQVEIPFFYPVAVGGPIAKIIDGFANDFMKANPGIKVTPIYAGTYQETIVKALTAHKAGTPPVFSVLLSTDMFTLIDEDAIVPVDGFVKTAEDKAWMGSFYKAFMLNSQAGGKTWGVPFQRSTVVMYWNKEAFKEAGLDPNKAPQTWAELKSMATKLTKKDSSGKVTQYGVQIPSSGFPYWLFQTLTTTNDAILANEAGTQVKFDDPKVVEALQYWVDLGKAGVHPPGVVEWGTTPKDFFEKKAAIIYTTTGNLTNIRSNAKFDFGVGMIPANKRKGSPTGGGNFYIFKKASPAQQEAAFKFIKWVTAPERAAQWSIDTGYVAVSPAAYETPPLKKYGSEFPPALVARDQLPHSVAELSTHDNQRVTKALNDGLQAALTGAKPPAQAMQDAQREADRLLRSYK
- a CDS encoding ABC transporter ATP-binding protein; its protein translation is MASIRLEGVGKQWGDTTALHDITLDIPSGTFCVLLGPSGCGKSTTLRIVAGLETATSGRVLIDGQDVTALPPARRGIAMVFQNYALFPHLSVAQNIAFGLQVRKVPKDEAARRLDEAAQLLGLSALLDRKPSQLSGGQQQRVALGRALVAQAKVCLMDEPLSNLDARLRQEMRTELRQLQQRLGLTVVYVTHDQAEAMSMADQVVLLNKGRIEQAATPRELYAQPETTFAASFVGTPAMNLLRLDGDRIAGSDVGAGRAAHWLGVRPEDIMIGGPVPATVRAVEYLGADLVAHCAIGSETLTLRTEGQATLAAGGTVHLGWPPARAHHFDDRGQRLH
- a CDS encoding SRPBCC family protein, producing the protein MATLRKRFDVTAAPAAAWDALADFGALHQRLVPGFVTACELQDGGSVRAITFANGMQARERRVTRDASTHRLVYTVEGGRATHYNAVVEVHDGAAGGSTLVWTVDLLPDPLAPAIDGMMDAGVAAMKKALG
- a CDS encoding phosphoribosylamine--glycine ligase encodes the protein MRILGIGECNDLAAMHAGFVRRGHEVKVFVEDPASHDVHAGLVERVDDWQRELDWVREAGEDGLVLFESAVKGELQDQLRRDGFQVIGGCALGDRLEGDRAFGQQVLRDAGLRTAACHAFTAYEDAMRFVREHPARYVLKFNGANSARTRNFVGEMEDGSDVLAMLGLLAARRRDEGVVDFILMEHLDGVEVGVGAFFNGEAFLQPAVLDFEHKRFFPGELGELTGEMGTIVSYQGARRLFDAVLAPIAPLLREGGYVGYVNVNLIANEQGLWPLEFTSRFGYPGYAICEALHAESWEAIFRRMLRRDGRRFATHDGFACGVVLTVPPFPYAYGYEELGKGMPIMLRPSVTPRDRMRLHFAEVAYVDGQLVTAGSTGYVGVATGIGTTVQEANENALRVARGVVVPNLRYRRDIGERVARSDLARLQSLGWYDSATSLRTHPHPAMA
- a CDS encoding carbohydrate ABC transporter permease — translated: MAALHAWLLLLPALVLLAAFTHWPAVATFIDSFFSTPRGSRPGVWVGLENYQVMAEDPVFWKAVTNNLWFAGATIPLSIGLALLMALWVNERIPGRAAVRMAYFTPTVLPMIAVANIWLFFYTPQYGLLEQVTGALGLPSHNWLGNPSTALACITVVAVWKEAGFFMIFYLAALQTLNPSLREAAAIEGASRWTFFRRIQWPLLMPTTLFVLVNAIINGFRMVDHVFILTRGGPDNASTLLLYHLYEVGFKFWDTGYASAISVVLVVTLASVALFQFFVLDKRVHYK
- a CDS encoding DUF2917 domain-containing protein, translated to MHTLDAPGCHRLPARTLAELPSRRPLEVASAGGTLWLTLDGDPRDLVLERGERVLIEAPGRVIAQAFDAAVLELRTAERIFAAATPKLAFAS